The following coding sequences lie in one Musa acuminata AAA Group cultivar baxijiao chromosome BXJ1-8, Cavendish_Baxijiao_AAA, whole genome shotgun sequence genomic window:
- the LOC135588085 gene encoding putative clathrin assembly protein At1g25240, with translation MTSPREWWRRAAAAAKDKGSLCMTRMASVRHHHHCPRRGGREVDATVIRATSHDERSVDYKSAGRVYAWARAAPTSFLDPLMWSLAHRAARTHSWAVALKSLLLAHGLLLCSEDAPPSARLGRLPFDLSDFRDRSSSSGFSAFIRAYFRFLDHRSLFSAHNKPVKDATLTTSPAAKPGDEEDTESDADLAEIERLQTLLDLLLQVRPYADGMGVGLVLEAMDCVMIEILEVYSSICNGVAHFLVDILGHDSSKPVHNRRSEARRRRGEIGMRVLRRASAQSSQLSAYLDLCRTLGVISPAEIAAVQSIPDEDIADLEQLLLGGVPKEEQEEKELGRAESRSGTVITERWVVFDEEVEGHSGNPILSQRPERSRPSSSWVPTEDNGRAGVPLWNTNLTELI, from the coding sequence ATGACGTCGCCGAGGGAGTGGTGGCGCCGAGCGGCGGCGGCCGCGAAGGATAAGGGCAGCCTATGCATGACGAGAATGGCCAGCGTCCGGCACCACCACCACTGCCCCCGCCGTGGTGGGCGGGAGGTGGATGCGACGGTGATCCGGGCCACGAGCCACGACGAGCGGTCGGTTGATTACAAGAGCGCGGGACGCGTCTACGCGTGGGCGCGCGCCGCCCCGACGTCGTTCCTCGACCCGCTCATGTGGTCCCTGGCCCACCGTGCCGCCCGCACCCATTCCTGGGCCGTCGCCCTCAAGTCGCTCCTCCTCGCCCACGGTCTCCTCCTCTGCTCCGAGGACGCGCCGCCCTCCGCCCGCCTTGGCCGCCTCCCCTTCGACCTCTCCGACTTCCGCGACCGCTCCTCCTCGTCCGGCTTCTCGGCCTTCATCCGCGCCTACTTCCGCTTCCTCGACCACCGCTCCCTCTTCTCCGCCCACAACAAGCCCGTCAAAGACGCCACCCTTACGACCAGCCCAGCCGCGAAACCAGGGGACGAGGAGGACACCGAGTCGGACGCTGACCTCGCTGAGATCGAGCGCCTCCAGACCCTCCTCGACCTCTTGTTGCAAGTCCGGCCGTACGCTGACGGCATGGGGGTGGGGCTCGTCCTCGAGGCCATGGACTGCGTCATGATCGAAATCTTGGAGGTCTACAGCAGCATCTGCAACGGAGTTGCTCACTTCCTCGTCGACATCCTCGGCCACGACTCTTCCAAACCCGTTCATAATCGACGATCGGAAGCAAGGAGACGGAGAGGAGAGATCGGAATGAGGGTGCTTAGGCGAGCATCGGCGCAAAGCTCGCAGCTTTCCGCTTACCTCGATCTCTGCCGCACCCTCGGAGTCATCAGCCCGGCGGAGATCGCCGCGGTGCAGAGCATCCCCGACGAGGACATCGCCGACCTCGAGCAACTGCTGCTCGGCGGCGTTCCGAAGGAGGAACAGGAGGAGAAGGAACTCGGAAGGGCAGAAAGCCGTTCCGGGACGGTGATCACCGAGCGGTGGGTGGTCTTCGACGAAGAGGTAGAGGGGCATTCCGGGAATCCCATCCTTAGCCAACGTCCGGAGAGATCGCGGCCGTCGTCTTCGTGGGTCCCAACAGAGGACAACGGCCGCGCCGGTGTACCGTTGTGGAATACCAATTTGACCGAACTGATCTGA
- the LOC135588086 gene encoding transcription repressor KAN1-like isoform X3 produces MEMPAEGVFMEAASAPSPDLSLHISLPNTAPSVSGGGIAIDQGNSTIELRQAGGGGNNAYTELSLSYPWAAPQAESSWQQRMLSVRQSPPFDHCCRNRSTLDGLMEGSRPIKGIPVYNNSAFPFLPLDPKYGLPNRVSSYCPQWSSSPYLPSSLSPPSSSSSSFSSNLDMMPSSLLNPVGGVSAYTRMVTPPTRFNGFSPDLLIKNHYQHHQLFQHPHHQHHYSNHYGTRPFDSSHNLMRSRFLPKLPGKRSMRAPRMRWTSTLHARFVHAVELLGGHERATPKSVLELMDVKDLTLAHVKSHLQMYRTLKTTDKPAASSGQSDGSGEEDSAPSNDDLNFGRLGEQRVSSADGLKPSHGLDSLSSITNTAARWSNPSRDAWAQPSAGDIDELRPSEFSSDTEELKNPSLEFTLGRPDWQGRKHL; encoded by the exons ATGGAAATGCCAGCTGAAGGAGTCTTCATGGAAGCTGCGTCGGCGCCATCGCCGGACCTCTCCTTGCACATCAGCCTCCCAAACACTGCGCCCTCCGTCTCTGGCGGCGGGATAGCCATTGACCAGGGCAACAGCACCATCGAGCTTCGCCAGGCCGGTGGCGGCGGCAACAACGCCTACACGGAGCTCTCCCTCTCGTACCCTTGGGCAGCACCGCAGGCGGAGAGCTCGTGGCAGCAAAGGATGTTATCAGTGCGACAGTCGCCGCCGTTCGACCACTGCTGCCGCAACCGCTCCACGCTCGATGGCTTGATGGAGGGGTCGAGGCCAATCAAAGGCATCCCTGTCTACAACAACAGTGCCTTCCCTTTCCTCCCTTTAGATCCCAAGTATGGGTTACCCAACCGGGTCTCATCGTATTGTCCTCAGTGGTCCTCCTCCCCATACTTGCCATCTTCCTTGTCTCCTCCATCGTCCTCCTCGTCGAGCTTCTCTTCCAATTTAGACATGATGCCATCGTCCTTGCTTAACCCGGTCGGTGGCGTCTCAGCATACACCCGAATGGTCACGCCACCGACAAGGTTCAATGGGTTCTCACCAGATCTGTTGATCAAGAACCATTACCAACACCACCAGCTCTTCCAACATCCGCACCACCAGCACCACTACAGCAACCACTATGGCACCAGACCCTTCGATTCCTCGCACAACTTGATGCGGTCGAGGTTTCTGCCAAAGCTCCCCGGGAAGCGGAGCATGCGCGCGCCCCGAATGCGGTGGACCAGTACCCTCCATGCGCGCTTTGTCCATGCCGTGGAGCTCCTCGGCGGCCATGAAA GGGCTACTCCAAAGTCAGTACTCGAGCTCATGGATGTCAAAGACCTCACTTTGGCTCATGTCAAGAGCCATTTGCAG ATGTATAGAACACTGAAGACCACTGACAAGCCTGCGGCTTCCTCAG GTCAATCGGATGGCTCGGGTGAGGAGGATTCAGCTCCAAGTAATGACGATCTTAACTTCGGACGGCTAGGGGAGCAGAGAGTATCATCAGCAGATGGACTCAAACCAAGTCATGGTTTGGACTCCCTTTCAAGCATTACCAACACTGCTGCCAGGTGGAGTAACCCATCAAG AGATGCATGGGCACAACCAAGTGCTGGTGACATAGATGAACTCAGGCCTTCAGAATTCTCCTCTGATACTGAG GAACTCAAAAACCCTAGCTTGGAGTTCACCTTAGGAAGACCGGACTGGCAAGGGAGGAAGCATCTTTGA
- the LOC135588086 gene encoding transcription repressor KAN1-like isoform X2: MEMPAEGVFMEAASAPSPDLSLHISLPNTAPSVSGGGIAIDQGNSTIELRQAGGGGNNAYTELSLSYPWAAPQAESSWQQRMLSVRQSPPFDHCCRNRSTLDGLMEGSRPIKGIPVYNNSAFPFLPLDPKYGLPNRVSSYCPQWSSSPYLPSSLSPPSSSSSSFSSNLDMMPSSLLNPVGGVSAYTRMVTPPTRFNGFSPDLLIKNHYQHHQLFQHPHHQHHYSNHYGTRPFDSSHNLMRSRFLPKLPGKRSMRAPRMRWTSTLHARFVHAVELLGGHERATPKSVLELMDVKDLTLAHVKSHLQMYRTLKTTDKPAASSGQSDGSGEEDSAPSNDDLNFGRLGEQRVSSADGLKPSHGLDSLSSITNTAARWSNPSSRDAWAQPSAGDIDELRPSEFSSDTEELKNPSLEFTLGRPDWQGRKHL, translated from the exons ATGGAAATGCCAGCTGAAGGAGTCTTCATGGAAGCTGCGTCGGCGCCATCGCCGGACCTCTCCTTGCACATCAGCCTCCCAAACACTGCGCCCTCCGTCTCTGGCGGCGGGATAGCCATTGACCAGGGCAACAGCACCATCGAGCTTCGCCAGGCCGGTGGCGGCGGCAACAACGCCTACACGGAGCTCTCCCTCTCGTACCCTTGGGCAGCACCGCAGGCGGAGAGCTCGTGGCAGCAAAGGATGTTATCAGTGCGACAGTCGCCGCCGTTCGACCACTGCTGCCGCAACCGCTCCACGCTCGATGGCTTGATGGAGGGGTCGAGGCCAATCAAAGGCATCCCTGTCTACAACAACAGTGCCTTCCCTTTCCTCCCTTTAGATCCCAAGTATGGGTTACCCAACCGGGTCTCATCGTATTGTCCTCAGTGGTCCTCCTCCCCATACTTGCCATCTTCCTTGTCTCCTCCATCGTCCTCCTCGTCGAGCTTCTCTTCCAATTTAGACATGATGCCATCGTCCTTGCTTAACCCGGTCGGTGGCGTCTCAGCATACACCCGAATGGTCACGCCACCGACAAGGTTCAATGGGTTCTCACCAGATCTGTTGATCAAGAACCATTACCAACACCACCAGCTCTTCCAACATCCGCACCACCAGCACCACTACAGCAACCACTATGGCACCAGACCCTTCGATTCCTCGCACAACTTGATGCGGTCGAGGTTTCTGCCAAAGCTCCCCGGGAAGCGGAGCATGCGCGCGCCCCGAATGCGGTGGACCAGTACCCTCCATGCGCGCTTTGTCCATGCCGTGGAGCTCCTCGGCGGCCATGAAA GGGCTACTCCAAAGTCAGTACTCGAGCTCATGGATGTCAAAGACCTCACTTTGGCTCATGTCAAGAGCCATTTGCAG ATGTATAGAACACTGAAGACCACTGACAAGCCTGCGGCTTCCTCAG GTCAATCGGATGGCTCGGGTGAGGAGGATTCAGCTCCAAGTAATGACGATCTTAACTTCGGACGGCTAGGGGAGCAGAGAGTATCATCAGCAGATGGACTCAAACCAAGTCATGGTTTGGACTCCCTTTCAAGCATTACCAACACTGCTGCCAGGTGGAGTAACCCATCAAG CAGAGATGCATGGGCACAACCAAGTGCTGGTGACATAGATGAACTCAGGCCTTCAGAATTCTCCTCTGATACTGAG GAACTCAAAAACCCTAGCTTGGAGTTCACCTTAGGAAGACCGGACTGGCAAGGGAGGAAGCATCTTTGA
- the LOC135588086 gene encoding transcription repressor KAN1-like isoform X1 codes for MEMPAEGVFMEAASAPSPDLSLHISLPNTAPSVSGGGIAIDQGNSTIELRQAGGGGNNAYTELSLSYPWAAPQAESSWQQRMLSVRQSPPFDHCCRNRSTLDGLMEGSRPIKGIPVYNNSAFPFLPLDPKYGLPNRVSSYCPQWSSSPYLPSSLSPPSSSSSSFSSNLDMMPSSLLNPVGGVSAYTRMVTPPTRFNGFSPDLLIKNHYQHHQLFQHPHHQHHYSNHYGTRPFDSSHNLMRSRFLPKLPGKRSMRAPRMRWTSTLHARFVHAVELLGGHERATPKSVLELMDVKDLTLAHVKSHLQMYRTLKTTDKPAASSGQSDGSGEEDSAPSNDDLNFGRLGEQRVSSADGLKPSHGLDSLSSITNTAARWSNPSSFSRDAWAQPSAGDIDELRPSEFSSDTEELKNPSLEFTLGRPDWQGRKHL; via the exons ATGGAAATGCCAGCTGAAGGAGTCTTCATGGAAGCTGCGTCGGCGCCATCGCCGGACCTCTCCTTGCACATCAGCCTCCCAAACACTGCGCCCTCCGTCTCTGGCGGCGGGATAGCCATTGACCAGGGCAACAGCACCATCGAGCTTCGCCAGGCCGGTGGCGGCGGCAACAACGCCTACACGGAGCTCTCCCTCTCGTACCCTTGGGCAGCACCGCAGGCGGAGAGCTCGTGGCAGCAAAGGATGTTATCAGTGCGACAGTCGCCGCCGTTCGACCACTGCTGCCGCAACCGCTCCACGCTCGATGGCTTGATGGAGGGGTCGAGGCCAATCAAAGGCATCCCTGTCTACAACAACAGTGCCTTCCCTTTCCTCCCTTTAGATCCCAAGTATGGGTTACCCAACCGGGTCTCATCGTATTGTCCTCAGTGGTCCTCCTCCCCATACTTGCCATCTTCCTTGTCTCCTCCATCGTCCTCCTCGTCGAGCTTCTCTTCCAATTTAGACATGATGCCATCGTCCTTGCTTAACCCGGTCGGTGGCGTCTCAGCATACACCCGAATGGTCACGCCACCGACAAGGTTCAATGGGTTCTCACCAGATCTGTTGATCAAGAACCATTACCAACACCACCAGCTCTTCCAACATCCGCACCACCAGCACCACTACAGCAACCACTATGGCACCAGACCCTTCGATTCCTCGCACAACTTGATGCGGTCGAGGTTTCTGCCAAAGCTCCCCGGGAAGCGGAGCATGCGCGCGCCCCGAATGCGGTGGACCAGTACCCTCCATGCGCGCTTTGTCCATGCCGTGGAGCTCCTCGGCGGCCATGAAA GGGCTACTCCAAAGTCAGTACTCGAGCTCATGGATGTCAAAGACCTCACTTTGGCTCATGTCAAGAGCCATTTGCAG ATGTATAGAACACTGAAGACCACTGACAAGCCTGCGGCTTCCTCAG GTCAATCGGATGGCTCGGGTGAGGAGGATTCAGCTCCAAGTAATGACGATCTTAACTTCGGACGGCTAGGGGAGCAGAGAGTATCATCAGCAGATGGACTCAAACCAAGTCATGGTTTGGACTCCCTTTCAAGCATTACCAACACTGCTGCCAGGTGGAGTAACCCATCAAG CTTCAGCAGAGATGCATGGGCACAACCAAGTGCTGGTGACATAGATGAACTCAGGCCTTCAGAATTCTCCTCTGATACTGAG GAACTCAAAAACCCTAGCTTGGAGTTCACCTTAGGAAGACCGGACTGGCAAGGGAGGAAGCATCTTTGA